The Methanothrix soehngenii GP6 genome has a window encoding:
- a CDS encoding DsrE family protein, translated as MRSIFYLLDSAPYGSEKAYGVLNAAAVSIKMDVNLGLYADGVYLALAGQDTSLLDVPNLSDILYAYPELRVMAHEPSLTERGLLSRGLVERVELVDEEDFMKQALAADGLIAL; from the coding sequence ATGCGATCGATCTTCTATCTTCTCGACAGCGCTCCCTACGGAAGCGAAAAGGCTTATGGCGTTCTCAATGCGGCAGCGGTGAGCATCAAGATGGATGTAAATCTGGGCCTGTACGCCGATGGGGTATATCTTGCCCTTGCCGGCCAGGACACCAGCCTTCTTGATGTGCCAAACCTCTCCGATATCCTCTATGCCTACCCCGAGCTGCGGGTCATGGCACATGAGCCCTCCCTGACGGAGAGGGGCCTCTTGAGCCGCGGGCTGGTGGAGAGGGTGGAGCTTGTGGATGAGGAGGATTTTATGAAGCAGGCCCTTGCTGCCGACGGTCTGATTGCACTATAA
- a CDS encoding DsrH/TusB family sulfur relay protein, protein MANRDIFLLTKPPQSERAELCLRLMEHGDDPVLYLAGDGVYNLLDEALMEKWPGKVMACKEDLDARGVQAGEGVRVPEDFYQLLVEEMVAEGSRIYSF, encoded by the coding sequence ATGGCAAATAGAGATATCTTCCTTTTGACCAAGCCGCCCCAGAGTGAACGGGCAGAGCTGTGCCTGCGCCTGATGGAGCACGGCGATGATCCAGTTCTCTATCTGGCGGGAGACGGTGTCTACAATCTTCTGGATGAAGCCCTCATGGAAAAATGGCCTGGAAAGGTTATGGCCTGCAAAGAGGACCTGGATGCGAGAGGTGTGCAGGCGGGAGAAGGGGTGAGGGTGCCTGAGGACTTCTACCAGCTGCTGGTGGAGGAGATGGTCGCAGAGGGCAGTCGGATTTATTCTTTCTAA
- a CDS encoding GNAT family N-acetyltransferase, which yields MADSYPRSFVRRGKCLEMRFLAECSLSDLAALQSLVVSTLHEIEIFMPHDEEYLSRIFQTELSVLGVLAEEKLAAYSIIRYPGMEKDNLGRDLNLAEEDLKKLAHLQAIAVHPHFRGCGLQRELAAAHLQVLESSGYEHICCTVSPKNPVSLNNLLSCGFRVRALNPKFAGWWRYILYKNVNWPMTGTGMAATGDETAITCLNIECQRELIQRGYEGYRVEWKGEKSEIFYRKRSTSSMDSSSPFIP from the coding sequence ATGGCAGATTCCTATCCCCGCAGCTTCGTAAGACGGGGCAAATGCCTGGAGATGAGGTTTCTTGCTGAGTGCTCACTCTCAGACCTGGCCGCCCTGCAGTCTCTGGTAGTCAGCACCCTGCACGAGATTGAAATCTTCATGCCTCACGATGAGGAGTACCTCAGCCGGATATTCCAGACGGAACTTTCCGTCCTGGGGGTCCTGGCAGAGGAAAAGCTTGCCGCCTATAGCATAATTCGCTATCCAGGGATGGAGAAAGATAACCTGGGCCGGGATTTGAACCTGGCTGAAGAGGATCTGAAAAAACTCGCCCACCTCCAGGCCATCGCCGTCCACCCTCATTTCAGGGGATGCGGCCTGCAGCGGGAATTGGCCGCAGCCCACCTGCAGGTGCTGGAAAGCTCTGGGTATGAGCACATCTGCTGCACCGTATCCCCGAAAAATCCGGTCAGCCTGAATAACCTCCTCTCCTGCGGGTTCAGGGTCAGGGCACTGAATCCCAAGTTTGCCGGCTGGTGGAGATACATCCTCTATAAGAATGTAAACTGGCCGATGACCGGTACAGGTATGGCTGCCACCGGAGATGAAACCGCAATCACTTGCTTGAATATCGAGTGCCAGAGGGAGCTCATCCAGAGGGGCTACGAGGGATATCGAGTGGAATGGAAAGGGGAAAAATCTGAGATATTCTACAGAAAGAGAAGCACCTCCTCGATGGACAGCTCATCCCCCTTCATTCCATAG